One window from the genome of Synergistetes bacterium HGW-Synergistetes-1 encodes:
- a CDS encoding peptide chain release factor 2 — MCARLLTSCVKVFDPSTLKTRIEELQKLTVEPDFWSSDNAHEVNREISLLQSRLDKIESSQNELLELEAIAELLSEVDDPELNSEFYARSSAMAKSIEAYQILVLLDGEYDSGDAIMTIHAGAGGLDSQDWAEMLYRMYMRWAESNKFTVKLIDELPDQEAGIKSVTISINGDYAYGYLKGEQGVHRLVRISPFDSAKRRHTSFASIEVMPVLPDSVEVEIRPEDLKVDTFRSSGAGGQYVNMTDSAIRITHMPSGIVVSCQTERSQHMNRATAMQVLRSKLFEKTLRERQAQLDNIQGEKRTVAWGSQIRSYTLQPFQLIKDHRSGCEIGNVQAVLDGDLDELIMSYLRYMKTGKLQNGSDN; from the coding sequence ATCTGCGCTCGTCTTTTGACGAGTTGCGTGAAAGTCTTTGACCCGTCTACACTGAAAACAAGGATAGAAGAACTTCAAAAACTTACAGTTGAACCCGACTTCTGGTCCTCGGATAATGCCCATGAGGTAAACAGGGAGATATCACTTCTTCAGTCCAGACTTGACAAAATCGAATCATCACAAAATGAGCTTCTTGAGCTCGAAGCTATCGCTGAGCTGCTGAGTGAAGTTGATGATCCTGAGCTGAACTCAGAGTTCTATGCCAGATCATCCGCAATGGCAAAAAGCATCGAAGCATACCAGATACTAGTGCTGCTTGACGGAGAATATGACTCCGGCGATGCGATAATGACCATTCATGCCGGGGCCGGTGGCCTGGACTCACAGGACTGGGCAGAAATGCTCTACCGTATGTACATGCGCTGGGCAGAATCAAATAAATTCACCGTAAAGCTTATAGATGAACTGCCCGATCAAGAAGCAGGGATAAAAAGCGTAACTATATCTATTAACGGAGATTACGCATATGGATATTTGAAAGGCGAGCAGGGAGTACACAGACTTGTAAGGATATCTCCCTTCGATTCAGCGAAACGGCGTCACACAAGTTTCGCCTCAATTGAAGTTATGCCTGTCCTTCCTGACAGTGTCGAGGTGGAGATCAGACCCGAGGATCTGAAAGTGGACACGTTCCGTTCAAGCGGAGCCGGCGGTCAGTATGTCAACATGACGGACTCTGCGATAAGGATAACCCATATGCCGTCCGGAATAGTCGTAAGCTGTCAGACAGAACGATCTCAGCACATGAACAGGGCGACCGCGATGCAGGTACTTCGTTCAAAGCTCTTTGAGAAGACGCTCAGGGAGAGGCAGGCGCAGCTCGACAACATACAGGGCGAAAAAAGAACTGTTGCGTGGGGAAGTCAGATACGGTCCTATACGCTTCAGCCCTTCCAGCTGATCAAGGACCACCGTTCAGGATGTGAAATTGGAAATGTCCAGGCAGTACTGGACGGTGACCTCGATGAGCTTATAATGAGTTATTTAAGGTATATGAAAACCGGGAAACTCCAAAACGGGAGTGACAATTGA
- a CDS encoding acyl-[acyl-carrier-protein]--UDP-N-acetylglucosamine O-acyltransferase, which produces MSVYIHPTAIVSPKAQLGENVRIGPFCMVDDKVILGDATELRAYVHIYNYTEMGSGCTIFDHTVIGGEPQDITFRNEETWVRIGNNLMCREYVTMNRAVGEGQSTTVGDNCFIMENVHLAHNVKIGHDCTIANKCGFSGHTHIGDFVVVGGMAGFHQFVHVGSYCMIGGLSKIVRDVPPFCLADGAPIRVYDINRVGLKRRGFDSETRRRIRDMFRILYDPARTIREGLNELEIKYGSTAEGRIILDFASESTRGLSPRINHDWDRRDPGEKDID; this is translated from the coding sequence ATGAGCGTATATATCCATCCAACCGCGATAGTATCTCCGAAAGCACAGCTTGGAGAAAACGTCAGGATAGGTCCATTCTGTATGGTGGATGACAAAGTGATATTGGGAGATGCGACTGAACTTAGGGCCTATGTCCACATATATAACTACACAGAAATGGGCTCAGGCTGCACAATCTTCGATCACACCGTCATAGGAGGAGAACCCCAGGATATCACCTTCAGGAATGAAGAGACCTGGGTTAGGATAGGCAATAACCTCATGTGCCGTGAGTATGTCACTATGAACAGGGCTGTCGGCGAAGGCCAGTCTACCACTGTGGGCGACAACTGTTTTATTATGGAAAATGTCCATCTTGCCCATAACGTTAAAATAGGACATGACTGCACCATAGCCAACAAATGCGGCTTTTCCGGACACACACATATAGGCGATTTTGTAGTGGTCGGCGGAATGGCAGGGTTTCATCAGTTCGTTCATGTCGGATCATACTGCATGATCGGAGGATTATCGAAGATAGTTCGGGATGTTCCTCCCTTTTGCCTGGCAGACGGAGCTCCTATCAGAGTCTATGACATAAACAGGGTAGGACTCAAACGCAGGGGGTTCGACTCCGAAACCAGAAGGCGCATAAGGGATATGTTCAGGATCCTCTATGATCCTGCACGCACTATCCGTGAAGGACTTAACGAGCTTGAGATAAAATATGGCTCGACTGCGGAAGGCAGGATAATACTTGACTTCGCATCTGAGTCGACAAGAGGACTTTCTCCCAGGATAAATCATGACTGGGACCGCAGGGATCCCGGAGAAAAGGACATTGATTAA
- a CDS encoding LPS export ABC transporter permease LptG, giving the protein MAFTIIMVAGGLLFRIADLIIKNGVPLGIVVRLFLYYLPKMAATAIPMSCLLAALLGFNKLSTNSELVALKSSGISFTRIIKPVIIMAFFVSMGAFFINETLVPISERAAANVMAYEVFKQSPPVFRDKVFLKEESGGELKRVIYVNRIDVKDGKMSDVVVQEFEKGLLSRLVSAKKGEWIDGSWWLEEGKVFEITKDSDVSLLFTFDKQALQLDLNPEEAARTARTPDEMTLNELLREIKMMKQKGMDVSKILMILNLRFSVPWACLVLAIVGAAVGSRPQRSSSGMGLGLSVIIVFVYYVILSFTQSLGDAGYLHPVFAAWIANIVFLIIGGGLTLRANRLG; this is encoded by the coding sequence ATGGCTTTCACTATAATCATGGTCGCCGGAGGACTCCTTTTCAGGATAGCAGATCTCATCATAAAGAATGGAGTTCCATTAGGCATAGTAGTTCGGCTTTTCCTCTATTATCTGCCTAAGATGGCGGCAACAGCTATACCCATGAGCTGTCTGCTTGCTGCGTTGCTTGGTTTCAACAAGCTATCGACTAATTCTGAGCTGGTAGCGCTCAAGTCATCCGGTATATCCTTTACCCGGATAATCAAACCTGTAATTATCATGGCCTTTTTTGTCTCGATGGGAGCTTTCTTTATAAATGAAACGCTTGTCCCTATAAGTGAAAGGGCTGCAGCAAACGTGATGGCTTACGAAGTTTTCAAACAATCTCCGCCTGTATTCAGGGATAAAGTATTCCTTAAAGAGGAATCAGGTGGGGAACTTAAGCGTGTTATATACGTAAACAGGATAGATGTTAAAGATGGCAAGATGAGTGATGTAGTAGTCCAGGAATTTGAAAAAGGGCTTCTCAGCAGGCTGGTCTCCGCTAAAAAAGGCGAATGGATAGACGGAAGCTGGTGGCTTGAAGAGGGCAAAGTCTTCGAGATAACTAAAGATAGCGATGTATCGCTCCTCTTCACGTTCGACAAACAGGCACTCCAGCTTGACCTCAACCCTGAAGAGGCAGCAAGAACAGCCAGGACTCCGGACGAAATGACATTAAATGAACTCTTACGTGAGATCAAAATGATGAAGCAGAAAGGCATGGATGTATCTAAGATATTGATGATACTCAACCTACGTTTTTCAGTCCCCTGGGCATGTCTGGTGCTGGCTATAGTTGGAGCGGCAGTGGGGAGCCGGCCTCAAAGGTCAAGTTCCGGTATGGGGCTTGGCTTGAGCGTTATCATAGTTTTTGTCTATTATGTCATCCTATCTTTCACACAGTCTTTAGGAGATGCCGGTTATCTGCATCCGGTATTTGCCGCATGGATAGCCAATATAGTCTTCCTCATCATAGGTGGCGGGCTGACGCTTAGAGCGAACAGGCTTGGGTGA
- the lpxD gene encoding UDP-3-O-(3-hydroxymyristoyl)glucosamine N-acyltransferase, with protein MSIEGLTLANIANMVNGTLKGEGGYVVTSISSPETPCYGSISPLWEKKLVSLASNEAVLLTKYGWIPENGRGVEVEDPRRALVTLLEYFDTEKKNYYSSVHETAVISENAAIGKNVIIGPGCVVSDHCSIGDGCTLAGNVWVGKHVSIGDNTSIEPGVVIYDRSYLGRNCIVHANAVIGCEGFGFMPDSEKGLLRIPQIGTTVIEDDVEIGVCSSIDRATFGETKISRGTKIDSHVKIAHNCTVGEYCIIVAQAGIAGSSTLGNGVTMAAQSGVANHARVGDGVIAAGRAGITEDIPPGSVVSGFPAIDHKKDLRQIAAIRQLPDTIKNIKNIEKRLDELESENK; from the coding sequence ATGAGTATAGAAGGACTTACTTTGGCAAATATTGCAAATATGGTTAATGGTACGTTGAAGGGAGAAGGCGGTTACGTTGTGACCTCAATATCGTCACCGGAAACCCCATGTTACGGCTCGATTTCTCCGCTGTGGGAAAAAAAACTGGTTTCACTTGCAAGCAATGAGGCTGTTTTGCTGACTAAATACGGCTGGATCCCAGAAAATGGACGGGGTGTGGAAGTTGAAGATCCCAGAAGAGCTTTGGTTACTCTTCTTGAATATTTTGACACAGAAAAAAAGAACTATTATTCCTCTGTACACGAAACCGCAGTGATATCAGAAAACGCTGCTATAGGAAAGAATGTGATAATAGGCCCGGGATGTGTGGTTTCTGACCACTGCAGCATAGGTGACGGCTGTACTCTTGCAGGGAATGTCTGGGTGGGAAAACACGTTTCTATAGGTGATAATACATCGATAGAACCTGGCGTAGTAATATATGACAGATCTTACCTGGGCAGAAACTGCATAGTTCATGCAAACGCCGTGATCGGGTGTGAAGGATTTGGCTTTATGCCTGACTCAGAAAAAGGACTGCTTCGTATACCTCAGATAGGTACTACGGTGATAGAGGATGATGTAGAGATAGGCGTATGTTCAAGCATTGACAGAGCTACGTTCGGAGAGACAAAAATATCCAGGGGAACAAAGATAGACAGTCATGTGAAGATCGCCCATAACTGTACGGTCGGGGAATACTGCATCATTGTTGCACAGGCGGGGATAGCGGGAAGCAGCACGCTCGGGAATGGCGTCACAATGGCAGCGCAGTCAGGAGTGGCTAATCACGCCAGGGTCGGGGATGGAGTCATTGCTGCAGGAAGGGCTGGCATAACAGAGGATATTCCTCCCGGATCAGTTGTGTCGGGTTTTCCGGCAATAGACCATAAAAAAGATCTCCGTCAGATTGCTGCAATCAGACAGCTCCCTGATACGATCAAAAATATCAAAAATATTGAAAAAAGACTTGATGAGCTGGAGTCTGAGAACAAGTAA
- the lpxC gene encoding UDP-3-O-[3-hydroxymyristoyl] N-acetylglucosamine deacetylase — protein sequence MSFTISAQIEFTGVGLHSGDISTVLVHPSQKEGIYFSTENGLFPLTSAHVEEDSRLTGFSLPDGTIVRTAEHLLAALTGLEIDSAVISLTGEEIPILDGSPHPFAMAFLKAGITEYGEKPRKKALSVPIVIDDPYKDRAIMALPSERLKVTYVIDYPGTPVGTQRASYIISPDVFLDRISKARTFGLTSELDYLKKSGLAKGGSLENALMFDENGLLNEDGLRFPLECVTHKINDLLGDLALLGSIPTAHYIGICAGHDLHGRLVNRIKRVI from the coding sequence ATGTCATTTACAATATCTGCACAAATAGAATTTACAGGAGTAGGACTGCATTCAGGAGATATCTCAACAGTCTTGGTCCACCCCTCTCAAAAAGAGGGTATTTATTTTTCCACCGAGAACGGACTTTTTCCTCTTACCTCGGCCCATGTAGAAGAGGACAGCAGGCTTACAGGATTCAGTCTTCCTGACGGGACCATAGTAAGGACAGCGGAGCATCTTCTGGCTGCTCTGACCGGGCTTGAGATCGACAGCGCGGTCATCTCGCTGACCGGGGAGGAAATACCTATCCTGGATGGAAGTCCGCACCCATTCGCCATGGCATTCTTAAAGGCGGGGATAACAGAATATGGGGAAAAGCCGAGAAAAAAAGCCCTCTCAGTTCCGATCGTCATAGATGACCCTTATAAAGACCGGGCGATAATGGCTCTTCCTTCGGAGAGACTTAAAGTCACCTATGTGATAGACTATCCCGGTACTCCGGTGGGGACTCAAAGAGCATCATATATAATATCGCCGGACGTCTTTCTTGACAGGATATCAAAGGCCCGAACATTCGGACTGACCTCAGAGCTGGACTACTTGAAAAAGAGTGGTCTTGCTAAGGGCGGATCTCTGGAAAATGCTCTCATGTTCGATGAAAATGGCCTTTTGAATGAAGATGGACTTCGTTTCCCTCTGGAGTGTGTAACGCATAAGATAAACGATCTTCTCGGGGACCTGGCTCTCTTAGGATCTATCCCGACCGCCCATTACATTGGCATATGTGCCGGACATGATCTTCATGGAAGGCTTGTAAATAGAATAAAAAGGGTCATATAA
- a CDS encoding biotin--[acetyl-CoA-carboxylase] ligase, whose protein sequence is MGDLLPDSIDRSTSRYRLLEYLAASEGEFVPGSVLAERLDFSRQALFKHICALREEGLDIKSVPQKGYMIKNISETDSMSQTLMDFLLRDDPLFSKSIYFPTITSTQHAIKKLAQQDAPEGIVAMADEQTEGRGRRGRSWHAPSSKNLLFSVLLRPELRPGDVQLLNLAAGIAVRSVLKDQYQVDAKLKWPNDILVNGRKICGILSEAAGEPDRIYYAVTGIGLNVNFTEEDMSEEVKNIATSINIEKGHTVPRPLLLSRILHSLSSYVLELKKSDGKEKLLFSYRKECDTIGREISVMQDEEKFTGTAQGITEQGALVVKVGDKEKIFAAADVTHLRMK, encoded by the coding sequence TTGGGTGATCTTTTGCCTGACAGCATTGATAGATCTACCAGCCGCTACAGGCTTTTGGAATATCTTGCAGCATCCGAGGGAGAGTTTGTTCCAGGTTCTGTCCTCGCGGAAAGGTTGGACTTTTCAAGGCAGGCTCTGTTCAAGCATATCTGTGCGCTTCGTGAAGAGGGTCTTGATATAAAATCTGTGCCTCAAAAGGGATATATGATAAAAAACATCAGCGAAACAGATTCCATGAGCCAGACACTGATGGATTTCCTTTTAAGGGATGATCCTTTGTTCAGCAAATCAATTTATTTTCCAACCATAACTTCTACACAACATGCCATAAAAAAGCTTGCCCAGCAGGATGCACCTGAGGGTATAGTTGCTATGGCTGATGAACAGACAGAAGGAAGAGGGAGAAGGGGACGCTCCTGGCATGCTCCCTCTTCGAAAAACCTGCTCTTTTCCGTCTTGCTCAGGCCTGAGCTCAGGCCTGGCGATGTACAGCTTCTTAACCTTGCTGCAGGGATCGCGGTCAGATCAGTACTCAAAGACCAATACCAGGTCGATGCAAAACTCAAATGGCCCAACGATATCCTGGTGAACGGACGCAAGATATGCGGCATCCTCAGCGAGGCAGCGGGTGAACCGGACCGGATATACTATGCAGTTACAGGCATAGGCCTCAACGTGAATTTCACAGAGGAAGATATGAGTGAAGAGGTCAAAAATATAGCAACCTCGATCAATATTGAGAAAGGTCACACAGTTCCCAGGCCCCTTCTCCTTTCGCGCATCCTTCACAGCCTGTCGTCATACGTCCTGGAACTGAAAAAATCTGACGGAAAAGAAAAACTCCTTTTCTCCTACAGAAAAGAGTGCGATACTATAGGCAGAGAGATCAGCGTTATGCAGGACGAAGAGAAGTTTACAGGCACTGCTCAGGGGATAACGGAGCAGGGAGCCCTTGTCGTAAAGGTCGGAGATAAAGAAAAAATTTTTGCCGCGGCAGATGTCACGCATCTTCGCATGAAATAG
- the fabZ gene encoding 3-hydroxyacyl-[acyl-carrier-protein] dehydratase FabZ, whose product MKYDINKILELLPHRYPFLLVDRIEDLVLTDDLVEVTGIKNVTINEPFFQGHFPDEPVMPGVLVIESMGQVAAVLLKLYTEIKENERRLVYVTSIDKVKFRRPVKPGDQLKTVATLVKRRGNNFKFKFRATIDGDLAAEGMMGCVVSSGLTLKPEA is encoded by the coding sequence ATGAAATATGACATCAATAAAATATTGGAACTTCTGCCGCACCGTTATCCGTTTCTCCTGGTAGACAGGATCGAGGATCTGGTGCTGACAGACGATCTGGTAGAGGTGACAGGAATTAAAAATGTAACGATAAACGAACCGTTTTTTCAGGGGCACTTTCCCGACGAACCAGTAATGCCTGGAGTCCTTGTCATCGAATCCATGGGTCAGGTAGCGGCTGTGCTGCTGAAGCTTTATACCGAGATCAAAGAAAACGAGCGCCGCCTGGTATATGTCACATCTATCGACAAAGTGAAATTTCGCAGGCCGGTGAAGCCCGGTGATCAGCTAAAAACAGTAGCTACTCTCGTAAAACGCAGGGGAAACAACTTCAAATTCAAGTTCAGGGCAACAATTGACGGAGATCTGGCTGCCGAAGGTATGATGGGCTGTGTAGTCTCTTCAGGCCTTACCCTCAAACCCGAGGCATAG
- a CDS encoding diacylglycerol kinase, which produces MKQWKSGNLINKTMFSLNGIYSAFVSENAVRREFGALAFLLVLAIWMDKDIKAILAVFLAGLFPIVIELINTAAETIIDLLLGSIYREDVKRAKDMLSAAVMLSLLLGYGAAFLLIFGNWDL; this is translated from the coding sequence ATGAAACAGTGGAAGAGCGGCAACCTGATCAACAAGACTATGTTTTCCCTGAATGGCATTTACTCTGCTTTTGTTTCCGAAAACGCAGTAAGACGCGAGTTTGGCGCACTTGCGTTTCTTTTGGTTCTGGCGATATGGATGGACAAGGATATCAAAGCTATCCTAGCTGTCTTTCTGGCAGGGCTCTTTCCGATAGTTATCGAACTTATAAATACTGCCGCTGAAACGATAATAGATCTGCTGCTCGGCTCTATCTACAGGGAAGATGTCAAGCGTGCAAAGGATATGCTGTCCGCAGCTGTCATGCTCAGCCTGCTCCTGGGCTATGGAGCAGCTTTCCTGTTAATATTTGGCAATTGGGATTTATAG
- the selD gene encoding selenide, water dikinase SelD → MRLSERARTSGUAAKIGPAELDSLLKDLPVFRDESLIASWNRGEDAALWKIDEERVGILTVDFITPVVDSPEYFGKIAAANSLSDVYAMGGKPLIALNVVCFPTDCEPLDVLKEILNGGAQKAIEAGAMLAGGHSVQDEEPKYGLVVFGEVKKDRMWTVGTAKPGDVLILTKPIGTGIAVTAIKAGLFSDENIDAAVQSMAKLNSIPKVLSEDICRAVTACTDVTGFGLAGHALDLLSDGASLEIEMESLPLLPGIGEMADMGLIPAGAYRNKEHSGSKVINESRMGIFAEDLIFDPQTSGGLLIAIPSELEEELIKQLHAGGFNWSVRIGKFVEGDNLIKLV, encoded by the coding sequence ATGAGGCTTTCAGAACGTGCCCGTACAAGTGGCTGAGCGGCAAAAATCGGTCCGGCGGAGCTGGACAGTTTACTGAAAGACCTTCCTGTATTTAGGGATGAAAGCCTTATTGCCTCGTGGAACAGGGGCGAGGACGCTGCGCTGTGGAAGATAGACGAAGAAAGGGTAGGGATCCTGACGGTGGATTTTATAACCCCCGTTGTAGATTCCCCCGAGTATTTCGGCAAAATAGCTGCAGCAAATTCCCTGAGTGACGTCTATGCCATGGGCGGCAAACCCCTCATAGCTCTTAATGTCGTATGCTTTCCAACCGACTGCGAGCCCCTCGATGTCCTTAAAGAAATACTGAACGGCGGTGCACAGAAGGCCATTGAGGCAGGCGCTATGCTTGCGGGCGGACACAGCGTCCAGGATGAAGAACCAAAATACGGGCTAGTTGTCTTCGGCGAAGTCAAAAAAGACAGGATGTGGACAGTCGGGACGGCAAAACCGGGCGACGTCCTGATCCTGACAAAACCGATAGGGACCGGGATAGCTGTGACGGCGATCAAGGCCGGACTATTTTCAGATGAAAACATAGATGCAGCCGTGCAAAGCATGGCGAAGCTTAATTCAATCCCTAAGGTCCTTTCAGAGGACATTTGCAGAGCAGTTACAGCCTGTACCGATGTAACGGGATTCGGGCTGGCGGGCCATGCGCTCGACCTGCTCTCTGACGGCGCCTCCCTGGAGATCGAAATGGAAAGCCTCCCGCTCCTTCCAGGCATAGGAGAAATGGCGGACATGGGACTCATTCCTGCCGGAGCATACAGGAATAAGGAACATTCAGGATCAAAAGTCATAAACGAGTCAAGAATGGGCATCTTTGCAGAAGATCTAATATTTGACCCCCAGACCTCAGGAGGTCTTCTTATAGCCATTCCATCGGAGCTCGAAGAGGAGCTGATCAAGCAGCTCCATGCCGGTGGATTTAATTGGTCGGTAAGGATAGGTAAGTTTGTTGAGGGGGATAATTTGATTAAACTGGTTTAA
- a CDS encoding HAD family hydrolase, which yields MIKLFAFDVDGTLTDGGVYMDGKGGEFKRFDIQDGYGIRKLIDLGVKVFFVSGRYSAATQQRADDLGITGCINGTRDKLGVLKALAENNRITRAEIAFAGDDIPDVECIKWAGLGIAVANAVPEAVKAADWKTESPGGNGAIRECAEKIIEINEGESE from the coding sequence TTGATTAAGCTTTTTGCCTTTGACGTCGATGGGACCCTGACAGACGGGGGAGTCTACATGGATGGAAAAGGCGGGGAATTCAAACGCTTCGACATCCAGGATGGTTACGGAATAAGAAAGCTCATCGACCTGGGTGTAAAAGTATTCTTTGTCAGTGGGCGTTACTCAGCTGCTACTCAGCAGAGAGCTGATGACTTAGGTATCACAGGATGCATAAATGGAACAAGAGACAAGCTCGGTGTACTTAAAGCGCTTGCAGAAAATAACCGTATAACACGTGCAGAGATTGCTTTTGCGGGCGACGACATTCCTGATGTAGAATGCATTAAATGGGCAGGCTTGGGGATAGCTGTGGCAAACGCTGTCCCGGAGGCTGTCAAGGCAGCTGACTGGAAGACAGAGAGCCCCGGCGGCAATGGAGCGATCCGTGAGTGCGCTGAGAAAATAATTGAAATCAACGAGGGCGAAAGTGAATAA
- a CDS encoding formate--tetrahydrofolate ligase translates to MFSDIEIAQQAKLRPIQEIADKAGIPEEYVIPYGRDKAKISLDFVKTLEGKPNGKLILVTATTPTAAGEGKTTVTIGLTQGLVKLGKKAMTCLREPSLGPCFGVKGGAAGGGYSQVLPMESINLHFTGDIHAIGTAHNLLSAMIDNHIQQGNILNIDPRRIVWRRVMDMNDRALRNIVIGLGGTAHGVPRETGFDITVASEVMAIFCLADSLENLKARLARIVVAYTYDGKPVTARDIKAEGAMTALLRDAINPNLVQTIEGVPAFVHGGPFANIAHGTNSVTATRMALKLSDYVVTEAGFASDLGAEKFMDIVSRYAGFHPDAVVIVTTVRALKLHGGAAKDQLKFENIEALKKGIPNLEAHIQNMKQFGVPVVVALNRFVDDTDAELKLVQDAAHNLGARISLTEVWAKGGEGALDLAEQVLDMIENEKNDYQPLYELKMPLRNKIHTVATKVYGADDVVYEDKASKMLRELEDLGYGNLPVCMAKTQMSLSDDASVKGRPKNFKVTVREVRLSAGAGFIVAICGAMMTMPGLPKVPAAEKIDVDNEGRIVGLF, encoded by the coding sequence ATGTTCTCAGATATTGAAATAGCACAGCAGGCAAAGCTCAGACCGATCCAGGAGATCGCAGATAAGGCGGGTATCCCTGAGGAATATGTGATCCCATACGGAAGAGATAAGGCGAAGATATCCCTTGATTTCGTAAAAACACTTGAAGGAAAACCCAACGGCAAACTTATCCTTGTGACTGCCACGACACCAACCGCAGCAGGAGAAGGAAAGACCACGGTCACGATAGGCCTTACTCAGGGGCTTGTCAAACTCGGCAAAAAGGCCATGACCTGTCTGAGGGAACCCTCCCTTGGCCCCTGCTTTGGAGTTAAGGGCGGGGCTGCAGGCGGCGGTTATTCACAGGTACTTCCTATGGAATCGATCAACCTGCACTTTACCGGAGACATCCATGCGATAGGAACAGCACATAACCTCCTCTCTGCAATGATAGACAACCACATCCAGCAGGGCAACATACTCAACATTGACCCGCGCAGGATAGTATGGCGCAGGGTAATGGACATGAATGACCGTGCGCTCCGTAACATCGTGATCGGACTTGGCGGTACGGCACATGGCGTTCCACGTGAAACAGGATTTGACATTACAGTAGCATCAGAGGTAATGGCGATCTTCTGTCTGGCAGACAGCCTTGAAAATCTCAAGGCACGCCTTGCCAGGATCGTTGTAGCGTACACTTATGACGGCAAGCCTGTAACTGCTCGTGACATCAAGGCAGAGGGTGCAATGACCGCACTGCTTCGTGATGCCATCAACCCCAACCTTGTACAGACGATAGAGGGGGTTCCTGCATTTGTACACGGCGGACCCTTTGCGAACATAGCGCACGGAACTAACTCAGTCACGGCAACAAGGATGGCCCTCAAGCTTTCAGATTACGTGGTTACAGAAGCCGGATTTGCCTCCGACCTGGGCGCTGAAAAATTTATGGACATAGTTTCGCGTTACGCCGGTTTCCATCCGGACGCAGTTGTCATAGTTACAACCGTCCGTGCCCTTAAGCTTCACGGAGGCGCAGCGAAGGACCAGCTGAAATTCGAGAATATCGAGGCGCTGAAAAAGGGCATCCCCAACCTCGAAGCCCACATCCAGAATATGAAGCAGTTTGGCGTTCCTGTTGTTGTAGCCCTTAACCGTTTCGTTGATGACACAGATGCCGAACTCAAGCTTGTCCAGGATGCAGCTCATAACCTTGGCGCAAGGATATCCCTGACTGAAGTCTGGGCAAAAGGTGGAGAAGGTGCGCTTGACCTGGCCGAACAGGTACTGGACATGATAGAAAACGAAAAGAACGACTACCAGCCGCTCTATGAGCTTAAAATGCCCCTACGGAACAAGATCCATACCGTAGCTACAAAGGTCTACGGAGCCGATGACGTGGTGTACGAAGACAAGGCTTCCAAGATGCTCCGGGAGCTCGAAGATCTTGGATACGGAAACCTGCCTGTCTGCATGGCAAAGACCCAGATGTCCCTTTCCGATGACGCGTCTGTAAAAGGCAGACCTAAAAACTTCAAAGTCACAGTGCGTGAAGTCCGTCTGTCCGCAGGAGCAGGATTCATCGTTGCTATTTGCGGCGCTATGATGACAATGCCGGGACTCCCGAAGGTCCCTGCCGCCGAAAAGATCGACGTAGACAACGAAGGACGCATAGTAGGGCTCTTCTAG